From a region of the Marinomonas mediterranea MMB-1 genome:
- a CDS encoding 2Fe-2S iron-sulfur cluster-binding protein: MATHDRLSEPTGLFINREKSVQFEFEGVSYQGVEGDTIASALIANGQWLMSRSFKYHRPRGPLTMAGQDANTLVQLPSEPNVLADRMTLSSDLKAQGQNYNGSLESDKDAKLGLAGRFMPVGFYYRSFYKPKGAWDKWEPFIRKKAGLGYADLSFDPIHKDTDQYYDKAYLFHDIAVIGAGPAGMAAALKAADAGASVLLVDEQPELGGALTYHRFDIDGKESRSLRDSLVARVEQHDNIQILRNATCNGWFTDNYLPVIQGTRMYKVRAKQCIVASGAFEQHVVFRNNDVPGVVMSSAAMRLINQYAVKPAEKAIILTGNDDGYLCALELKQYGVEVPLIVDMRADGAESSLAQAVEANGINIMLGATVFEAMPSTDKKRLSAVRVHNIVRKGVVADSGITIPCDMLCMSAGYMPVYQLLCQAGAALSYNDTSAQFSISNLVSGLHIAGSVNGVHQLDRVIEDGERVATNALIALGHNLPEPQSVLCEKKINFDWPIFKHPKGKDFVDFDEDLQAKDIINATKLGYRDVQLVKRFSTVGMGPSQGRHSALPTARLVADATDRTVTETGVTTARPPFVPEKLAHIAGRIFSPQKRTPMHQRHLDLGAHMIPAGIWRRPAFYGDPANRDEIIQTESQHVRQCVGIIDVSTLGGLEIRGADAAEFINRMYTFAFLKQPVGKTRYAVLTNEQGVVIDDGVSCRIADDHFYVTATTSGVDAVFREMTKWNAQWRLDVDIANVTSAYSAVNVAGPLARKVMEKVCNDVDFSNDAFPYLAYREGSIEGVPVRLMRVGFVGELGYEIHMPTLFGEFMWDLLLLAGEEFDIRPFGVETQRLLRLEKGHIIVSQDTDGMSHPGELSLDWAISRKKPFFVGCKSVDIVMARTQTRKLVGFTLPATASKPKEGHIVLENASDANCAITGNVTSSEYSSTIGANIGMAFVGVDQQEVGTKFSIRVDHGEIVMAEVVALPFYDANNERQEV; this comes from the coding sequence ATGGCGACTCATGATCGTTTATCCGAACCTACAGGGTTATTTATTAACCGCGAAAAAAGCGTTCAATTTGAATTTGAAGGCGTTTCTTATCAAGGCGTCGAAGGCGACACTATTGCGAGTGCATTGATTGCAAATGGTCAATGGCTTATGTCTCGATCTTTTAAATACCATCGTCCTCGTGGGCCTTTGACGATGGCAGGACAAGATGCAAACACGCTAGTACAGTTGCCAAGTGAGCCAAATGTATTAGCCGACAGAATGACCTTGTCGAGCGATCTTAAGGCGCAGGGCCAAAACTACAATGGCTCTCTAGAAAGTGATAAAGACGCAAAACTTGGGTTGGCTGGGCGTTTTATGCCAGTCGGATTTTATTACCGATCCTTCTACAAACCCAAGGGTGCATGGGATAAATGGGAACCCTTTATTCGCAAAAAGGCGGGTCTTGGGTATGCTGACTTATCTTTTGATCCGATTCATAAAGACACTGATCAATATTACGACAAAGCGTATCTGTTTCACGATATCGCGGTCATCGGGGCTGGCCCCGCGGGTATGGCTGCCGCATTAAAAGCAGCTGATGCAGGAGCAAGTGTGTTGCTGGTGGATGAGCAGCCTGAATTAGGCGGAGCGCTAACCTACCACCGCTTTGATATCGACGGAAAAGAAAGCCGCAGCTTACGTGACTCTTTAGTCGCTCGGGTTGAACAGCACGATAATATTCAAATTTTAAGGAATGCGACTTGCAATGGCTGGTTCACGGATAACTATCTCCCTGTGATACAGGGTACAAGAATGTACAAAGTGCGAGCGAAGCAATGCATTGTCGCATCCGGTGCGTTCGAGCAGCATGTTGTCTTTCGTAATAACGACGTACCAGGCGTTGTTATGTCGAGCGCAGCAATGCGCCTCATCAATCAATATGCGGTTAAACCAGCTGAAAAAGCCATCATTCTCACCGGTAATGACGACGGCTATTTGTGTGCATTGGAGTTAAAGCAGTATGGTGTTGAAGTGCCACTCATTGTGGACATGAGAGCGGATGGCGCAGAGTCGTCTTTGGCACAAGCGGTGGAAGCCAACGGTATCAATATCATGTTGGGCGCGACAGTATTTGAAGCGATGCCTTCGACTGACAAAAAACGCCTTTCTGCTGTTCGGGTACATAATATTGTTCGTAAAGGTGTGGTGGCGGACAGCGGCATTACGATTCCTTGTGACATGCTGTGCATGTCGGCTGGGTACATGCCGGTGTATCAACTTCTTTGTCAGGCTGGCGCGGCGTTAAGTTACAACGACACGAGTGCCCAGTTCTCAATATCCAACTTAGTGAGCGGGCTGCATATTGCGGGTTCTGTGAATGGTGTGCATCAGTTAGATCGTGTGATAGAAGACGGCGAACGAGTCGCGACGAATGCGCTCATCGCCTTGGGCCACAATCTGCCTGAACCTCAGTCTGTTCTCTGTGAAAAGAAAATCAACTTCGATTGGCCTATTTTCAAACACCCGAAAGGCAAAGATTTCGTCGACTTTGATGAAGACCTTCAAGCCAAAGACATTATTAATGCGACGAAACTTGGCTATCGTGATGTTCAGCTGGTCAAGCGCTTCTCAACCGTTGGAATGGGGCCGTCACAAGGTCGTCATTCGGCACTACCTACCGCTCGATTGGTGGCAGATGCCACTGACCGAACCGTAACGGAAACCGGCGTGACCACAGCGCGTCCGCCCTTTGTACCGGAAAAGCTGGCGCACATTGCAGGGCGTATTTTTAGTCCTCAAAAACGAACGCCGATGCATCAACGACACCTCGATCTGGGGGCGCATATGATCCCTGCAGGTATTTGGCGTCGTCCTGCTTTTTACGGTGACCCAGCGAACCGAGACGAGATTATTCAAACAGAATCTCAACATGTTCGCCAATGTGTTGGCATCATAGACGTGAGTACCTTAGGTGGTCTAGAGATTCGTGGCGCAGACGCGGCCGAGTTTATAAACCGCATGTATACCTTCGCGTTCTTAAAACAGCCTGTTGGTAAAACACGTTATGCTGTGCTTACGAACGAGCAAGGCGTGGTCATCGATGATGGTGTTTCTTGTCGCATCGCCGACGATCATTTTTATGTCACCGCGACAACCAGTGGCGTAGATGCCGTTTTCCGTGAAATGACCAAGTGGAATGCGCAATGGCGTTTAGACGTGGACATAGCGAACGTGACGTCGGCCTACAGTGCCGTGAACGTTGCTGGCCCACTTGCGCGTAAGGTCATGGAAAAAGTCTGTAACGACGTCGACTTTAGTAATGATGCGTTTCCATACCTAGCGTATCGCGAAGGCAGCATCGAAGGCGTTCCAGTGCGCTTAATGCGAGTCGGATTTGTTGGCGAGTTAGGCTATGAAATACACATGCCTACCTTGTTTGGTGAGTTTATGTGGGATTTACTACTCTTGGCGGGCGAAGAGTTTGATATTCGTCCATTTGGTGTTGAAACTCAGCGCTTACTGCGTTTGGAAAAAGGGCACATCATTGTCAGCCAAGACACCGATGGTATGTCTCACCCTGGCGAGCTTTCGCTCGACTGGGCGATCAGTCGTAAAAAACCGTTCTTTGTCGGGTGCAAGTCTGTCGATATCGTCATGGCGAGAACGCAAACTCGCAAGCTTGTCGGTTTTACATTGCCGGCAACCGCATCCAAACCGAAAGAAGGGCACATCGTACTTGAAAATGCTTCTGACGCGAATTGTGCTATCACCGGTAATGTTACGTCGAGTGAATACTCCAGCACAATAGGCGCCAACATAGGCATGGCGTTTGTAGGGGTTGATCAGCAAGAGGTGGGTACTAAATTTTCGATTCGCGTTGATCACGGTGAAATCGTCATGGCTGAAGTCGTAGCGCTGCCATTTTACGATGCCAATAACGAACGTCAGGAGGTGTAA
- a CDS encoding sarcosine oxidase subunit delta, with the protein MKLMNCPLNGPRNISEFVYGGEVRAMPNPATCSNEEWADYVFYSDNNVRIVKEWWYHSPSGYWFIAERHTASDDIINTYDSSELFSERVEFSSVVENQATPKGEGV; encoded by the coding sequence ATGAAACTAATGAATTGTCCGCTTAACGGGCCACGTAACATCAGTGAATTTGTCTATGGCGGCGAAGTGCGCGCGATGCCGAACCCTGCGACATGCAGTAATGAAGAATGGGCCGATTACGTTTTCTATTCAGACAATAACGTTCGAATCGTAAAAGAGTGGTGGTATCACTCACCTTCAGGTTATTGGTTCATTGCTGAGCGTCATACGGCGTCCGATGACATTATCAATACCTATGATTCGTCCGAGCTTTTTAGTGAAAGAGTTGAATTCTCTTCCGTTGTTGAAAACCAAGCGACACCAAAAGGGGAGGGCGTGTAA